The following proteins are encoded in a genomic region of Pelodictyon phaeoclathratiforme BU-1:
- a CDS encoding beta strand repeat-containing protein yields MVTSIVAGSLDSWQYLASYADLMDWLGADGLTDADSDTAAQHYNNYARSEGRTITFNAWEYLASNPDLMNWLGADGFTHADATTATKHYIEHGYHEDRTITFDAWEYLASNPDLMNWLGADGVTDADAVTAAKHYMQYGVHEDRTITFDAAAYLAANADLQHWIYDLLHLSGDAANDFAAQHYITNGRFENRMGTPVESYALTTAQDNKSAYHFTSNPAGTLNTLQNSDQLTGLGDEATLTAVLVNPNADAGYVIAPELNNIKTLEVEFGATSYLSGLDLQHADQALTTVNVTGVSSGGFVIDNLPASANNLSVSNTQGLPDITFSWRGVPPTEFLLRLLICDFYAHNLTLSGYTEWQWRNIVLWACGDPAIDLLDVNTFPSGVTVNSLELTITALGDLFIGEDWNKNNNIIEHDNGFTPDSVAGLKKITVTGIGTGTVILASVGSVKGFVLDGSAAQGKIAVNISNAAADASAVFTTGSNDDTVLVDRVLTAFWTSNDGGDYGPAVTFAGHLNTGSGNDSVTAHHLAATASITTEAGEDKVTLATDTSVLIADGAEILLGSDNDTLRITVTGTGVARIEGSVDGGEGRDTMIVDGNYDLGTNNKAGVSPSTVINDDLFVKLDSIETILVDTTAANGDLMITIDEQVGTGAGNTNVDTIRMIGEQNNRLDLLIGNNFTIAPTVNPDSFGGAAQTIGGALLIDTHTHRVATVLNIENKDDDTDIQFVNMDIQVAAKGGSILNMVTSAAQSAQVEVRVYTADENDAHVISSTNAGNADGLVDINTGYAGSAATLAAGAFDKLVVLEGATANDGGAEGAMTITIADAWTDNTTGFTLDASAVLDTDANLATGGAVITVENGDLADLTIQGTQNSDAITDGRGADTINGNAGNDTISAGEGQDVVDGGAGIDTISLTETGVAPLVQVKDTVVSDVIAVAHADLITGFASGTDKFNYNGALLNGLGTNADGITGIDVITSATFAAGLVDPLSTVGVVFIAQTGVGSAAFTNVLASTASNLTTNYAALEAQLLGAGGALNGVIANLDSVLTPADSVLLVLDNDSTGSVVLRITNTDATGNTLTAGEVELVGVFVNTPALALADFI; encoded by the coding sequence ATGGTTACCTCAATTGTTGCTGGTTCGCTTGACAGTTGGCAATATCTTGCCTCGTATGCCGATTTGATGGATTGGCTCGGCGCTGATGGCCTTACCGATGCTGACTCTGATACGGCAGCGCAGCATTACAACAATTACGCACGGAGTGAGGGACGTACGATCACCTTTAATGCATGGGAGTATCTTGCCTCAAATCCGGACTTGATGAACTGGCTTGGCGCTGATGGTTTTACCCATGCTGACGCGACAACGGCGACAAAACATTACATCGAGCATGGATATCACGAGGATCGTACCATCACCTTTGATGCGTGGGAGTATCTTGCCTCAAACCCTGACTTGATGAACTGGCTTGGCGCTGATGGCGTCACCGATGCTGATGCGGTTACGGCAGCGAAGCATTACATGCAGTATGGGGTTCACGAGGATCGTACCATCACTTTTGATGCTGCAGCGTATCTTGCAGCGAATGCTGATTTACAGCACTGGATTTATGATCTCCTTCATCTGTCTGGTGATGCGGCAAATGATTTCGCAGCACAGCACTATATTACAAATGGCCGTTTTGAGAATCGTATGGGAACACCCGTAGAAAGCTACGCGTTGACCACTGCCCAGGATAATAAAAGCGCTTACCATTTTACCTCCAACCCTGCCGGAACGCTCAACACCCTGCAAAATTCTGATCAGCTTACCGGGCTTGGTGATGAAGCCACATTGACCGCTGTGCTTGTTAATCCGAACGCGGATGCAGGTTATGTTATTGCTCCCGAGTTGAACAATATCAAGACTCTGGAAGTTGAGTTCGGTGCTACCAGCTATCTCAGCGGACTTGATTTGCAACATGCCGATCAAGCACTTACAACTGTTAATGTTACCGGAGTCTCTTCTGGTGGTTTCGTTATTGATAATCTTCCTGCCAGTGCGAACAATCTTTCGGTTTCCAACACTCAGGGCCTTCCAGATATAACGTTCAGTTGGAGGGGTGTGCCGCCAACTGAATTTCTCCTGAGACTGTTGATATGCGACTTCTATGCCCATAATCTTACTCTTAGTGGTTATACCGAATGGCAGTGGCGTAATATCGTTCTGTGGGCGTGCGGTGATCCAGCCATTGATCTTTTAGATGTAAATACTTTTCCATCAGGGGTTACTGTCAATTCTCTGGAATTGACCATTACTGCATTGGGCGACCTGTTCATTGGTGAGGATTGGAATAAGAATAACAACATTATCGAGCATGACAATGGGTTTACCCCGGACTCGGTTGCAGGCCTTAAAAAAATTACGGTTACAGGCATTGGAACCGGAACCGTTATCCTCGCTTCTGTAGGGAGTGTTAAGGGTTTTGTGCTTGATGGTAGCGCAGCACAGGGCAAAATTGCCGTCAATATCTCCAATGCTGCCGCCGACGCATCGGCAGTATTCACCACAGGCAGTAATGATGATACCGTGCTTGTTGACCGGGTGTTGACTGCGTTTTGGACAAGTAATGATGGTGGTGACTATGGCCCTGCCGTAACCTTTGCGGGCCACCTCAACACCGGATCGGGCAATGACTCCGTTACTGCCCATCATCTTGCAGCAACAGCATCAATCACCACTGAGGCAGGAGAAGATAAGGTTACTCTTGCAACGGATACTTCTGTATTGATTGCCGATGGTGCAGAGATCTTGTTAGGTTCAGACAATGATACCCTCAGGATCACCGTAACCGGTACAGGCGTTGCGCGGATTGAAGGCTCTGTTGATGGAGGCGAAGGTCGCGATACAATGATTGTTGATGGCAACTATGACCTCGGCACAAATAACAAAGCCGGTGTGAGCCCATCAACGGTTATCAACGATGATCTCTTTGTGAAGCTCGACAGTATCGAAACAATTCTTGTTGATACAACAGCGGCTAACGGTGACTTGATGATTACCATCGACGAACAGGTTGGCACTGGCGCAGGCAACACGAATGTGGATACCATCCGCATGATCGGTGAGCAGAATAACCGGCTTGATCTCCTGATCGGTAACAACTTCACGATTGCTCCAACGGTTAACCCGGATAGTTTTGGTGGCGCCGCGCAGACGATAGGTGGCGCCCTGTTGATTGATACACATACACATAGGGTCGCAACCGTGCTGAACATCGAAAACAAAGACGATGATACCGATATTCAGTTTGTAAACATGGATATCCAGGTTGCAGCCAAAGGCGGGAGCATCCTGAACATGGTCACGTCAGCCGCACAGAGCGCACAGGTTGAGGTGCGTGTCTACACCGCGGATGAAAACGATGCACACGTCATCAGCTCAACAAACGCTGGTAATGCTGATGGTTTGGTCGATATCAACACTGGCTATGCTGGTAGCGCAGCAACATTGGCTGCAGGCGCTTTCGACAAACTTGTGGTGCTTGAAGGTGCAACGGCAAACGACGGAGGTGCTGAGGGAGCCATGACCATCACGATCGCTGACGCATGGACAGACAATACAACAGGCTTTACTCTCGACGCTTCTGCGGTATTGGATACGGACGCAAACCTTGCTACCGGTGGTGCAGTGATTACGGTTGAAAATGGTGACCTCGCTGACTTGACGATTCAGGGTACGCAGAACAGTGACGCCATCACTGACGGACGTGGAGCCGACACCATTAACGGTAATGCAGGAAACGACACGATCTCTGCCGGTGAAGGTCAGGATGTCGTTGACGGTGGTGCTGGTATTGACACCATCAGCTTGACTGAGACTGGTGTTGCGCCTTTAGTTCAGGTGAAGGATACTGTGGTATCTGATGTTATCGCTGTTGCTCATGCTGATTTGATCACAGGCTTTGCTTCCGGCACAGACAAGTTTAATTACAATGGTGCACTGTTGAACGGTCTGGGTACGAACGCTGATGGCATCACTGGTATTGATGTTATCACTTCTGCGACGTTTGCTGCTGGATTGGTTGACCCTCTTAGCACTGTCGGTGTCGTATTCATCGCTCAAACCGGAGTTGGAAGCGCGGCATTTACAAATGTGCTTGCATCTACTGCTTCTAACTTGACGACTAACTACGCTGCTCTTGAGGCTCAGTTGCTGGGTGCTGGTGGTGCATTGAATGGTGTTATCGCGAACCTTGATAGCGTTCTGACTCCTGCAGACAGTGTGCTGCTGGTCCTCGATAATGATTCAACCGGTTCTGTCGTCTTGCGTATAACCAACACAGATGCAACAGGGAATACCTTGACAGCAGGTGAAGTGGAGTTGGTTGGTGTATTTGTTAACACTCCAGCTTTGGCATTGGCTGACTTCATCTAA
- a CDS encoding hemolysin-type calcium-binding protein — MSLIPPSITTGSLESWEYFASYGDLRGWALLDGVLNAADSTNAAWHYNMHASAENRSIVFDAWEYLASNIDLMNWLGADGITDADAIKAAQHYITNGAAEGRSMGTFDSAAYLAANADLRDWLGATNYDAAAKHYIQFGRAEIAAGTPGRLLRLDNSFTLTTDDDTATANVFNSAPKLVPGTGYLTTLSDNDVLTGIGTNPTLNVEIGTQTDFTSEEAMIQPTLNGITTVNVAWTSDDVTELILADADLLQTLNVTRITATNASVKHTELSATVSTITLNDATRSGTVDFTTREEVLTGTSDVLAFGVNNVRVHKVTLNEGGDNDADLGFYYETINMASNATNDVDALTIGANTREDLQNDLPSGTTTQTLSITAGASVGAAGSLEINQLTANGLETINIVANHRVDIVKDKLLPLSPGNDGISTNDLETVNISGAANVMIDGLDTTKQDAGVVLTVNAGTMTGNLKLGVQTPSDGNPSTLYAFRADEDLKVTSGSGNDQIHTYGVLAGDISTGSGNDVVAIRGCEMGSADVEGVSQIDTGTGNDSVTAASLLVTAHDKDESNNTGFDDVTAASIVTGDGNDSVTVTSLTSGSDWDNITLTDGNKNDQQKKIGAIVNTGTGTDAVIFTMVAEGALVDTGADNDTVSAGLTDYATILAGDTDADVQTLVDATHGDSGNAYTDEVSSLGVIDRLGAIVDLGAGANDVINFTESDAGIADTMSSAPTETTRSAFTIVGRDAELRGAETMNVTALDDVNVDVLTTMADQDTTMAGSQTDLNVNIIGTQILNLTVANQIEDTDTADTIVQHTNGFHAVNDNNATDGAITTDVMRFDAALATINLASQEKWLETGPATESYEAGTKTTFTLNNMREGVALTLSAFEATGVTGGALVDDSVLAISTTDQDTLTGGVQVTGAITTNAPATDVYLNINYDGARDLNDAAALTINAAEAFDLSLNVDSHVATDTVGNAASTTDDDTTLVENFTLTFSDANAHSVDMNGFGDFNFRATRAPLVAGDVSSTAVTSFTLNSGAAAGAGIEVNNVNADTIRVNNAAGTAVTAANVTLRVDVDNNYNIATGSGTDIIDMRLDDVRSDDTVSALNRADTVSAGDGRDTLIVDGNDDLGTNDNAGVSPSMIVNDDVFMNLDSIETILVDTATANNGGNGDLTITIDEQAGTGAGNTNVDTIRMIGNQDNRLDLLIGNNFTVGSTVNTQNIAGGALLIDLNAHLAQTTLNIESKDDDTDIQFVNMDIQVAAKGGTIMNMVNSGSQTATVEVRVYTADENDAHVISSSNTGTGDGNVDINTGYVGSAATLAAGAFDKLVLVEGATANDGGAEGAMTIAIADRWTGSTFTVDASAVLDTDANLSTGGAAISVEYGDTATLLIHGTQNSDTIIGGRGTDTINGWAGNDIIVGDEVTNQPELEVVTFAATYDAGDVITVTHNGQSIIATIGTDGVNGAAVATAIAAYDGAGSDGLADSITTAGTQFGSATAVAAADKLRLTGAVAGTDYTVTATTNNAGDNTPQIQTLTVSRTGSLNPFDNDTETVEVQWEGTSYQIATVKEQSLPNEVVITYLPGKTAFDAAVSAAGCTAVSVISGTTPTATLTVTVTGLPTGAPFDPMIVNILAGTYAGQQTTMNLSTVPGDLGFVQPDPSVATETVARSVIGAADTINGGTGNDNISGLIGADVLDGGEGIDTVNYSLSLAAVTVNLATNVVSGGDAQGDTISNFENVTGSNYHDVLTGSDAANTLDGGAGHDTIYGGLGADLILAGEGQDVVDGGAGIDTINLTESGVAPSVQVKDTVSSDVISLVNADLITGFASGTDKFDYNGALLNGLGTNADGIAGTDVITAATFAAGLGDPLSTAGVVFIAQTGVGSAVFANVLASTASNLTTNYAALEAQLLGAGGALNGTIVGLDAVLTPADSALLVLDNGVGSVVLRITNTDATLDTLSANEVELVGVFVDTPALAAADFI; from the coding sequence ATGTCATTAATTCCTCCTTCAATTACGACAGGTTCATTGGAAAGCTGGGAGTATTTTGCCTCCTACGGTGACCTGAGGGGCTGGGCGCTGCTTGATGGCGTGCTGAATGCGGCTGATTCTACGAATGCTGCATGGCATTATAACATGCATGCCAGTGCAGAAAATCGTTCAATTGTCTTTGATGCATGGGAATATCTTGCATCGAACATTGATCTTATGAACTGGCTTGGTGCTGACGGCATTACCGATGCTGACGCAATCAAGGCAGCACAGCACTATATTACGAACGGTGCGGCTGAGGGACGTTCAATGGGCACCTTTGACTCTGCAGCCTATCTTGCAGCAAATGCTGATTTGAGAGATTGGCTTGGCGCTACCAATTATGATGCAGCGGCCAAACACTACATTCAGTTCGGTCGTGCGGAAATTGCAGCCGGCACTCCTGGTCGTCTCCTGAGACTCGATAACAGCTTCACGCTTACGACTGATGATGATACCGCAACAGCCAATGTGTTCAACTCGGCGCCAAAGCTGGTTCCCGGCACAGGCTACCTGACGACACTTTCAGACAACGACGTCTTGACAGGTATCGGCACCAACCCTACGCTGAATGTTGAAATTGGCACACAGACTGATTTCACTTCAGAGGAGGCCATGATTCAGCCAACACTCAATGGCATTACTACAGTTAATGTTGCCTGGACGAGTGATGATGTTACAGAATTGATTCTCGCTGATGCAGATTTGCTGCAGACATTGAATGTTACACGCATCACGGCAACCAATGCCTCTGTCAAGCATACTGAATTGAGCGCTACGGTATCAACAATTACCCTGAACGATGCAACCCGTTCCGGAACCGTTGACTTCACTACAAGAGAAGAGGTTCTCACAGGAACGTCAGACGTTCTGGCCTTCGGTGTGAACAATGTTCGTGTTCACAAAGTGACGCTGAACGAGGGTGGCGATAATGATGCTGACCTTGGTTTCTACTACGAAACCATCAACATGGCATCGAACGCCACGAACGACGTTGATGCGCTGACGATCGGCGCTAACACACGCGAAGATCTGCAAAATGATTTACCCTCTGGCACAACAACCCAGACACTGAGCATTACAGCCGGCGCTTCAGTCGGTGCTGCGGGTTCCCTTGAAATCAACCAACTGACGGCAAATGGTCTGGAGACCATCAACATCGTCGCGAACCACCGTGTTGATATCGTCAAAGACAAACTCCTTCCCTTATCTCCAGGCAACGATGGTATCTCGACAAACGATCTGGAAACTGTGAACATTTCCGGCGCAGCCAACGTCATGATTGATGGCCTCGATACCACCAAGCAGGATGCCGGAGTAGTGCTGACCGTGAACGCAGGTACCATGACCGGCAACCTGAAACTTGGTGTTCAAACGCCTTCCGATGGTAACCCTTCGACACTCTACGCATTCCGTGCAGACGAAGATCTGAAAGTCACGTCAGGATCCGGCAATGACCAGATTCACACTTACGGTGTGCTTGCAGGCGATATCTCCACCGGCTCTGGTAACGACGTTGTTGCTATCCGTGGTTGTGAAATGGGTTCCGCCGACGTCGAAGGTGTATCGCAGATTGATACCGGTACCGGTAACGATAGCGTAACAGCCGCATCATTGCTGGTGACAGCTCATGACAAGGACGAATCAAACAACACCGGTTTTGACGATGTAACAGCAGCTTCGATTGTGACCGGCGATGGCAACGACTCTGTTACAGTAACAAGCTTGACAAGCGGTTCCGACTGGGACAACATTACCCTGACTGACGGTAACAAAAATGACCAGCAGAAGAAGATCGGCGCAATTGTAAACACGGGTACAGGCACAGATGCAGTCATCTTTACCATGGTTGCTGAAGGCGCTTTGGTTGATACCGGAGCTGATAACGATACGGTAAGCGCTGGTTTGACAGATTATGCTACTATTCTTGCCGGAGATACCGATGCAGATGTACAGACCCTTGTCGATGCTACACATGGCGACTCCGGTAACGCATACACCGATGAAGTCTCCTCGCTTGGTGTTATTGATCGTCTCGGCGCTATCGTTGATTTGGGCGCTGGTGCAAACGACGTGATCAACTTCACAGAGTCTGATGCCGGTATTGCCGATACCATGTCTTCCGCTCCGACAGAGACAACCCGTTCTGCATTTACTATTGTAGGGCGTGATGCAGAGCTTCGTGGTGCTGAAACCATGAACGTGACGGCACTTGATGATGTCAATGTTGATGTTCTTACCACGATGGCGGATCAGGATACAACGATGGCTGGTTCACAGACAGACCTCAACGTCAACATTATCGGTACCCAAATCCTGAATTTGACGGTAGCGAACCAGATCGAGGATACCGATACGGCTGATACCATTGTACAGCACACGAACGGTTTCCATGCTGTAAATGACAACAACGCTACAGATGGCGCAATCACGACAGACGTTATGCGTTTTGATGCAGCATTGGCAACCATTAACCTTGCCTCACAGGAAAAATGGCTGGAAACGGGTCCGGCAACCGAAAGCTACGAGGCTGGTACCAAGACCACATTCACGTTGAACAACATGCGTGAAGGCGTAGCTTTGACACTTTCAGCATTCGAAGCAACCGGTGTCACCGGTGGCGCTCTTGTTGATGACAGCGTTCTGGCAATCAGCACAACGGATCAGGACACGCTTACGGGTGGTGTACAGGTAACCGGCGCGATTACCACGAATGCGCCAGCTACAGACGTTTACCTGAACATTAACTATGATGGTGCGCGTGACCTGAACGATGCCGCAGCATTGACCATCAATGCCGCAGAAGCATTCGACCTCTCTTTGAATGTTGATTCGCATGTTGCTACCGATACCGTTGGTAACGCAGCTTCAACAACCGACGATGATACAACGCTGGTTGAGAACTTCACCCTCACCTTCTCTGATGCCAATGCGCACTCAGTAGACATGAATGGTTTTGGTGATTTTAACTTCCGCGCAACCCGTGCTCCACTTGTTGCAGGTGATGTCTCTTCCACCGCTGTTACCTCCTTCACCCTGAACTCTGGCGCTGCTGCCGGCGCAGGCATTGAGGTCAACAACGTCAATGCTGACACTATCCGCGTCAACAATGCTGCAGGTACAGCAGTAACTGCTGCAAACGTAACCCTGCGCGTGGATGTCGACAACAACTACAACATTGCAACAGGTTCCGGTACAGACATCATCGACATGCGTCTGGATGATGTTCGTTCGGATGACACGGTATCTGCATTGAACCGTGCCGACACTGTCAGCGCTGGCGACGGTCGCGATACGCTGATTGTTGATGGCAACGATGACCTCGGCACAAACGACAACGCAGGTGTCAGCCCTTCAATGATTGTCAACGATGATGTCTTTATGAATCTTGACAGCATCGAAACGATTCTGGTTGACACGGCAACAGCTAACAACGGTGGAAACGGCGATTTGACGATTACCATCGACGAGCAGGCAGGTACCGGCGCAGGCAACACGAATGTGGATACCATCCGCATGATCGGTAACCAGGATAACCGGCTTGATCTTCTGATCGGTAACAACTTCACGGTTGGTTCAACGGTCAACACCCAGAACATTGCTGGTGGTGCATTGCTGATTGATCTGAATGCACACCTTGCCCAGACCACATTAAACATCGAGAGCAAAGACGATGATACCGATATTCAGTTTGTAAACATGGATATCCAGGTTGCAGCCAAAGGTGGTACCATTATGAACATGGTCAACTCCGGCTCACAGACGGCTACGGTTGAAGTTCGTGTTTATACCGCTGATGAAAACGATGCACATGTCATCAGCTCCAGTAACACTGGTACCGGTGATGGAAATGTTGATATCAACACCGGCTATGTTGGCAGCGCAGCTACCCTGGCAGCAGGCGCTTTCGACAAACTCGTTTTGGTTGAAGGTGCAACGGCAAACGACGGTGGCGCTGAGGGAGCCATGACCATTGCGATCGCCGATCGCTGGACTGGCAGTACCTTTACCGTAGACGCCTCGGCAGTGCTCGATACTGACGCAAACCTCTCTACTGGTGGTGCAGCAATCTCTGTTGAGTATGGAGATACCGCTACATTGCTGATCCATGGTACACAAAACAGCGATACCATCATCGGCGGACGTGGAACAGACACCATTAATGGCTGGGCCGGTAACGACATCATCGTTGGTGACGAAGTAACAAATCAGCCAGAGCTGGAAGTTGTAACCTTTGCAGCAACGTATGATGCCGGGGATGTGATTACGGTTACGCATAACGGTCAATCCATTATTGCAACAATCGGTACGGACGGAGTAAACGGTGCCGCAGTTGCAACTGCGATTGCAGCATATGATGGTGCTGGATCAGACGGTTTGGCAGATAGCATCACAACGGCAGGTACGCAGTTTGGTTCTGCTACTGCTGTTGCTGCTGCTGACAAGCTTCGTTTGACCGGTGCAGTTGCTGGTACAGACTACACGGTAACAGCTACGACGAACAATGCCGGTGACAACACGCCACAGATACAGACCTTGACGGTTTCACGTACTGGGAGTCTTAACCCTTTTGATAATGATACTGAGACTGTTGAAGTTCAATGGGAAGGTACCAGTTACCAAATCGCGACCGTAAAAGAACAATCATTACCAAATGAAGTTGTAATTACCTATCTCCCTGGTAAAACAGCTTTTGACGCAGCAGTATCAGCAGCTGGATGTACCGCTGTATCAGTAATTTCAGGTACTACACCTACAGCGACTCTTACTGTAACTGTAACAGGTTTGCCAACAGGTGCTCCGTTCGATCCGATGATAGTAAATATCCTTGCTGGTACTTATGCGGGTCAACAGACGACAATGAATTTAAGCACGGTCCCTGGAGATCTGGGATTTGTTCAGCCTGATCCGAGTGTGGCTACTGAAACCGTGGCTCGTTCGGTTATCGGCGCTGCTGATACCATCAACGGTGGTACCGGTAATGACAACATCTCCGGTTTGATTGGCGCTGACGTTCTTGACGGCGGTGAGGGAATCGATACCGTGAACTACAGCCTGAGCCTCGCGGCGGTAACGGTGAACCTTGCAACAAACGTTGTTTCCGGTGGTGATGCCCAGGGCGATACCATCAGCAACTTCGAAAACGTGACGGGTTCAAACTACCACGATGTTCTCACGGGCAGCGATGCAGCGAACACTCTGGATGGCGGTGCTGGTCACGACACGATTTATGGTGGCCTTGGTGCTGACTTGATTCTTGCCGGTGAAGGTCAGGACGTTGTTGACGGTGGCGCTGGTATTGACACCATCAACTTGACTGAGTCTGGTGTTGCTCCTTCAGTTCAGGTTAAGGATACGGTGAGTTCTGATGTTATCTCTCTTGTCAATGCTGACCTGATCACAGGTTTCGCTTCCGGCACAGACAAGTTTGATTACAATGGTGCATTGTTGAACGGTCTGGGTACAAACGCTGATGGCATTGCAGGTACTGATGTTATCACTGCTGCGACATTTGCTGCTGGATTGGGTGACCCTCTTAGCACTGCCGGTGTCGTATTCATCGCTCAAACCGGAGTTGGAAGCGCGGTATTTGCAAATGTGCTTGCATCTACTGCTTCTAACTTGACGACTAACTACGCTGCTCTTGAGGCTCAGTTGCTGGGTGCTGGTGGTGCATTGAACGGTACTATTGTCGGCCTTGATGCTGTTCTGACTCCTGCAGACAGTGCGCTGCTGGTACTCGATAATGGTGTTGGTTCTGTCGTCTTGCGTATAACCAACACAGATGCAACATTGGACACCTTGTCAGCAAATGAGGTGGAGTTGGTTGGTGTATTTGTTGACACTCCAGCTTTGGCAGCGGCTGACTTCATCTAA
- a CDS encoding NAD-dependent epimerase/dehydratase family protein has protein sequence MRIAITGAAGLIGSAAQTALRQAGEHQLTLLYRNTLPDNSAQENCIKGDLSDGAVCDALVNGQDVIMHLAHESTPLMRGKDLVADAVVNLLPSLQLIQAIEKTGRCPHVIYISSGGAVYGSTLDHHPSKEEDPCTPSLIYGIQKLAIEHYLHAAAEKGILRATILRVANAYGALLPPLRMQGLIGTAVSRATMGLPLRLLGNPENIRDYVHVSDVAQALVLALKNPAPFDIFNIGSGKKTSVMEILALIRTISGSDLPIQSEELPENQTLPDCCLLDISKAEQKLGWRAQLHLEEGIRAMFSNQKNCHR, from the coding sequence ATGCGTATAGCAATAACCGGAGCAGCAGGTCTTATTGGTTCTGCAGCACAAACAGCTCTCAGGCAGGCCGGAGAGCATCAACTGACACTTCTGTACAGGAACACTCTGCCAGACAACAGCGCACAAGAGAACTGCATCAAGGGCGATTTATCGGATGGTGCGGTTTGTGATGCTCTGGTGAACGGTCAGGATGTGATCATGCATCTGGCGCATGAAAGCACACCCCTCATGAGAGGCAAAGACCTTGTGGCTGACGCCGTCGTCAATCTGCTTCCATCACTCCAGTTAATACAGGCAATCGAAAAAACCGGTCGCTGCCCCCATGTCATTTATATCAGCAGCGGCGGCGCCGTCTATGGCAGCACCCTCGATCACCATCCATCAAAAGAGGAGGATCCCTGCACCCCCTCGCTCATCTATGGAATCCAGAAACTGGCCATTGAACACTATCTGCATGCGGCTGCTGAAAAAGGGATTTTGCGTGCAACCATACTGCGCGTTGCAAATGCCTATGGAGCGCTGCTCCCGCCTCTGAGAATGCAGGGGTTAATTGGTACTGCTGTTTCAAGAGCCACCATGGGGCTGCCGTTGCGACTGCTGGGAAACCCTGAAAACATTCGGGACTATGTTCACGTATCAGATGTAGCACAAGCCCTTGTTCTGGCCTTGAAAAATCCCGCACCCTTTGATATTTTCAACATCGGCAGCGGAAAAAAAACATCCGTCATGGAAATTCTTGCTCTGATACGTACAATAAGCGGTTCTGACTTGCCTATTCAGAGTGAAGAACTGCCTGAAAATCAAACGCTGCCGGACTGCTGCCTCCTCGACATTTCAAAAGCAGAACAAAAACTGGGCTGGCGGGCGCAGCTTCATCTTGAAGAAGGGATTCGTGCAATGTTCAGTAACCAAAAGAATTGTCACCGATAA